Proteins encoded together in one Chitinophaga lutea window:
- a CDS encoding nucleoside phosphorylase — MTRIAESELILNTRGAVYHLDVRPEELAETIITVGDPDRVKAVSRHFDRVEGTYQHREFVTHTGYIGQKRLSVVSTGIGTDNIDIVLNELDALANIDFDTRMVKEEPVSLQIIRLGTAGSLQESIPVDSFVVSSHGLGLDNLLPFYTYHNTPEELQLLEAFRGQIRLQPSAARPYLIEAAPALLERFNEGFHQGITVTCPGFYAPQGRVLRGNLSHPELIEQLSHFSFENRHITNFEMETAGIYGLGRVLGHQCLSISAIVANRIRQEFSKDGNAAVMALIEKAVGIIAQ, encoded by the coding sequence ATGACCAGAATAGCTGAATCCGAATTGATACTCAATACACGCGGAGCCGTCTACCACCTGGACGTGCGACCGGAAGAACTGGCCGAAACGATCATCACCGTAGGCGATCCCGACCGGGTAAAGGCGGTCAGCCGGCATTTTGACCGGGTGGAAGGCACTTACCAGCACCGGGAATTCGTGACGCATACGGGTTATATCGGCCAGAAGCGGCTTTCAGTGGTCTCAACCGGCATCGGCACCGATAATATCGACATCGTGCTCAACGAGCTCGATGCGCTGGCCAATATCGATTTTGATACGAGGATGGTGAAAGAAGAGCCCGTTTCCCTCCAGATTATCCGCCTCGGCACCGCGGGCTCCCTGCAGGAATCCATCCCGGTCGACAGTTTCGTGGTATCGTCTCACGGCCTGGGGCTCGACAACCTGCTGCCGTTTTACACCTATCACAACACCCCGGAGGAACTGCAGCTGCTGGAGGCCTTCCGTGGCCAGATACGCCTGCAGCCCAGTGCGGCCCGCCCATACCTGATCGAAGCTGCCCCTGCCCTGCTGGAGCGCTTCAACGAAGGTTTTCACCAGGGCATCACGGTGACCTGCCCGGGTTTTTACGCCCCCCAGGGCCGGGTACTGCGCGGCAATCTTTCCCATCCCGAACTGATCGAGCAACTCAGCCATTTCAGCTTTGAAAACAGGCACATCACGAATTTCGAGATGGAAACGGCCGGTATTTACGGCCTGGGCCGTGTGTTGGGGCATCAGTGCCTGTCCATCAGCGCGATCGTCGCCAACCGCATCCGCCAGGAATTCAGCAAAGACGGGAATGCCGCCGTGATGGCGCTGATAGAGAAAGCAGTGGGGATTATTGCGCAATAG
- the dapF gene encoding diaminopimelate epimerase, with product MNIHFYKYQGTGNDFVIVDNRNGEYSQLTTAQIAHLCDRRFGIGADGLMMLENDPAYDFRMKYYNADGREGSMCGNGGRCLTAFARQMGIDKKDLRFIAVDGPHEASFRDNGWVNLKMQDVNTVEIGNMYFYLNTGSPHFVKFVSDVQEVDVYQQGREIRYNERFAAEGTNVNFVQEVDNGIFVRTYERGVEDETYSCGTGVTAAALTAAPAEPGEYNIPVETLGGHLEITFTRTGERSFSDIWLCGPATLVFEGNIKI from the coding sequence ATGAACATTCATTTTTATAAATACCAGGGCACCGGCAACGATTTTGTAATAGTAGACAACCGTAACGGCGAATACAGCCAGCTGACCACCGCGCAGATCGCCCATTTGTGCGACCGCCGCTTCGGCATCGGGGCAGACGGGCTGATGATGCTGGAAAACGACCCCGCGTACGATTTCCGCATGAAATACTACAACGCAGACGGCCGCGAAGGCAGCATGTGCGGCAACGGCGGCCGCTGCCTCACCGCTTTTGCCCGCCAGATGGGTATCGATAAAAAAGATCTCCGGTTCATCGCTGTAGACGGCCCCCATGAAGCCAGCTTCCGCGATAACGGCTGGGTCAACCTCAAAATGCAGGACGTCAACACCGTAGAGATCGGAAACATGTATTTTTATCTCAATACGGGCTCCCCCCACTTCGTGAAATTCGTGTCTGACGTGCAGGAAGTGGACGTATACCAACAGGGCCGCGAAATCCGTTATAATGAAAGGTTTGCGGCGGAAGGCACCAATGTGAACTTCGTACAGGAGGTCGACAACGGCATTTTCGTACGCACTTACGAACGCGGCGTGGAAGACGAGACCTATTCCTGCGGTACCGGCGTTACGGCCGCCGCACTCACCGCCGCCCCGGCCGAACCGGGCGAGTATAACATCCCCGTCGAAACCCTCGGCGGCCACCTGGAAATCACCTTCACCCGCACGGGCGAACGCAGTTTCTCGGACATCTGGTTATGCGGCCCCGCCACCCTCGTATTTGAAGGAAATATTAAAATTTAG
- a CDS encoding MoxR family ATPase, giving the protein MEKIKTLGELKKSGYQYRTVKEEIRQNLILKLKRKESTFPGIIGYDDTVIPDTERALLSRHNILFLGLRGQAKTRMARQMTDLLDEFIPVIAGSEVNDNPFNPLSRHGRDVVDSLGDKTPIEWLPREARYGEKLATPDVSVADLIGDVDPIKAANEKLSYADERVIHFGIIPRSNRGIFVINELPDLQARIQVALFNILQEGDIQIRGFKVRMPLDMLFVFTANPEDYTNRGAIVTPLKDRIESQIITHYPKTLENSLLITEQEAAIHEEQQGTVHMPDMVKRLIEQVAFEARTSEWVDKKSGVSARLTIAAFENAVSAAERRAIINKEKSTHVRINDLQGIIPAITGKIELVYEGEQEGPLQVAVNLLEKSLRTTFAQYFPNPDAFKKRKAGAADVNPYRSIIQWFDKGNALQLLQDTTDKQYEAALTQVTGLPELVKQLFPQANKPEQLLMMEMVLHGLSAYSLLSKKTLEKETRFSDLLGTMMNFSTGEEQEEEEI; this is encoded by the coding sequence ATGGAAAAGATCAAAACGCTCGGCGAGCTTAAAAAAAGTGGTTACCAGTACCGTACGGTAAAAGAAGAGATCAGGCAGAACCTGATACTGAAACTGAAAAGAAAAGAAAGCACCTTTCCCGGTATCATCGGGTACGACGATACGGTGATCCCCGATACCGAAAGGGCCCTGCTTTCCCGGCATAACATTCTGTTCCTCGGCCTGCGCGGACAGGCCAAAACGCGCATGGCGCGGCAGATGACCGATCTGCTCGATGAATTCATTCCTGTCATTGCCGGCTCCGAAGTGAACGACAACCCGTTCAACCCGCTCAGCCGCCATGGTCGTGACGTCGTAGATTCCCTCGGCGACAAAACGCCCATTGAATGGCTACCCCGCGAGGCCCGCTACGGCGAAAAACTCGCAACGCCCGATGTATCCGTGGCTGATCTCATCGGCGACGTGGATCCCATCAAGGCCGCCAACGAAAAACTCAGTTATGCCGACGAGCGGGTGATCCATTTCGGCATCATCCCCCGCTCCAACCGCGGCATCTTCGTGATCAACGAACTGCCCGACCTGCAGGCCCGCATCCAGGTGGCCCTGTTTAACATCCTGCAGGAAGGCGACATCCAGATACGCGGGTTTAAAGTGCGCATGCCGCTCGACATGCTGTTCGTGTTCACGGCCAACCCGGAAGACTACACGAACCGCGGCGCCATCGTCACTCCGCTTAAAGACCGTATCGAAAGCCAGATCATCACGCACTATCCCAAAACGCTCGAGAACTCCCTGCTCATCACCGAACAGGAAGCCGCCATTCACGAAGAGCAGCAAGGCACCGTGCACATGCCGGACATGGTGAAACGGCTCATCGAGCAGGTGGCCTTTGAAGCGCGCACCAGCGAATGGGTCGATAAAAAAAGCGGCGTATCCGCCCGCCTGACCATCGCCGCCTTCGAGAACGCCGTGAGCGCCGCCGAGCGCCGGGCCATCATCAATAAGGAAAAAAGCACCCATGTTCGCATTAACGACCTCCAGGGCATCATCCCCGCCATCACCGGCAAAATAGAACTGGTGTACGAGGGCGAACAGGAAGGCCCGCTGCAGGTGGCCGTGAACCTGCTGGAGAAAAGTCTGCGCACCACTTTCGCCCAATATTTCCCCAACCCCGACGCGTTCAAAAAACGCAAAGCCGGCGCGGCGGACGTGAACCCGTACCGCAGCATCATCCAGTGGTTCGACAAGGGCAATGCCCTCCAGCTGCTGCAGGACACTACCGATAAACAGTACGAAGCCGCCCTGACACAGGTAACCGGGCTGCCGGAGCTGGTAAAACAGCTCTTCCCGCAGGCCAATAAACCGGAGCAGTTGCTGATGATGGAAATGGTGCTGCATGGACTTTCCGCCTACTCCCTGCTCAGCAAAAAAACACTGGAGAAAGAAACCCGTTTTTCAGACCTGCTGGGTACCATGATGAATTTTAGTACTGGCGAAGAACAGGAGGAGGAAGAAATTTAA
- a CDS encoding 3-keto-disaccharide hydrolase: MNMYRFSFVCVSAALLIPALSASAQQGDPKATEVWEPVPAKITPGSGTSAPSDAIVLFDGKDLSQWEGEKGGAAPWTVSGGAMTVAPKKGGIKTKASFEDFQLHIEWRTPSVVKGEGQGRGNSGIFLQSNYELQVLDNYDNRTYSNGQAASLYKQTIPLVNACKKPGEWQAYDVIWTAPRFNDDGSVKSPARITVLHNGVLVQNNTELLGKTLYIGKPFYEKHGALPIMLQDHGDLVSYRNIWIRKL, from the coding sequence ATGAACATGTACCGTTTTTCATTTGTATGCGTATCGGCCGCACTGCTGATACCCGCCCTTAGCGCGAGCGCACAGCAGGGCGACCCGAAAGCCACCGAAGTTTGGGAACCCGTACCCGCCAAGATAACGCCCGGTAGCGGCACCAGCGCTCCTTCCGATGCCATCGTGCTGTTTGACGGCAAAGACCTCAGCCAATGGGAAGGCGAAAAAGGCGGCGCGGCCCCCTGGACGGTGAGCGGCGGCGCGATGACCGTGGCCCCGAAAAAAGGCGGCATCAAAACGAAAGCTTCCTTCGAAGACTTCCAGCTGCACATCGAATGGCGTACGCCGTCGGTGGTGAAAGGCGAAGGCCAGGGCCGCGGCAACAGCGGCATTTTCCTGCAGAGCAACTACGAGCTGCAGGTGCTCGACAATTACGATAACAGGACCTATTCGAACGGACAGGCCGCGAGCCTCTACAAACAGACCATCCCGCTGGTGAATGCCTGCAAAAAGCCCGGTGAGTGGCAGGCGTATGATGTGATCTGGACGGCGCCCCGCTTCAACGACGACGGCAGCGTGAAATCGCCCGCCCGCATTACGGTGCTGCACAACGGCGTGCTGGTGCAGAACAATACCGAACTGCTCGGCAAAACGCTTTACATCGGCAAACCGTTTTACGAGAAGCACGGCGCATTGCCGATCATGCTGCAGGATCATGGGGATTTGGTGAGTTACCGGAATATCTGGATCAGGAAATTATAA
- a CDS encoding Gfo/Idh/MocA family protein produces the protein MNRRNFLLNSSTILAGSALFPSALRAMAPSDRVNFAVIGVNGMGWSNLNGLLNHPEARCVALCDVDKNVLDKRVAELAKKNITDVKLYGDYRKLLENKDIDAVVIGTPDHWHCLQMADACAAGKDVYVEKPIGNSIAECRAMVAAQQRYNRVVQVGQWQRSMQHFNDAIAFVHSGKLGNVRLVKAWAYMGWMKPVPKQPNSAPPAGVDYAAWLGPAQTRPFDPNRFHFNFRWYWDYAGGLMTDWGVHLIDYALYGMKASNPKSVVASGGKFAYPDDAAETPDTLTAIYEFDGFNMQWEHATGIDGGPYGRNHGIAFIGNNGTLVLDRGGWEVIPEKDKMEAVARVKASDNGLVKHTKNFLEVIKSRKLSDLHCDIQTGANVAINSQMGNIAFKTGQKVYWNKEKQQFTDAAANRLITPVYHNNYKLPR, from the coding sequence ATGAACAGAAGGAATTTTCTGCTGAACTCATCCACTATCCTGGCCGGTTCAGCCCTCTTCCCAAGTGCCTTGCGTGCTATGGCCCCCAGCGACCGCGTTAATTTCGCCGTGATCGGCGTCAACGGTATGGGATGGAGCAACCTCAACGGACTGCTCAACCACCCTGAAGCCCGTTGTGTGGCCCTTTGCGACGTCGATAAAAACGTGCTCGACAAACGCGTTGCGGAACTGGCGAAGAAAAACATCACCGACGTCAAGCTTTACGGCGATTACCGGAAGCTGCTGGAAAACAAAGACATCGACGCCGTGGTAATCGGCACGCCCGACCACTGGCACTGTCTGCAGATGGCCGATGCCTGCGCCGCCGGCAAGGATGTGTATGTCGAAAAACCCATCGGTAACTCCATCGCCGAATGCCGTGCCATGGTAGCCGCCCAGCAGCGCTACAACCGCGTGGTGCAGGTGGGCCAGTGGCAGCGCAGCATGCAGCATTTCAACGACGCCATCGCTTTCGTGCATTCCGGCAAGCTCGGGAATGTGCGGCTCGTCAAGGCCTGGGCCTACATGGGTTGGATGAAACCCGTGCCCAAACAGCCCAATTCCGCACCACCCGCAGGCGTGGATTATGCCGCATGGCTCGGTCCCGCCCAAACGCGGCCCTTCGACCCCAACCGCTTCCACTTTAATTTCCGCTGGTACTGGGATTATGCAGGCGGGCTGATGACCGACTGGGGCGTGCACCTGATCGACTATGCGCTCTACGGCATGAAAGCCTCCAATCCCAAATCGGTAGTGGCCTCCGGCGGTAAATTCGCCTACCCGGACGATGCGGCCGAAACACCCGATACCCTCACGGCCATTTACGAGTTCGACGGCTTCAACATGCAGTGGGAACACGCTACCGGCATCGATGGCGGGCCTTACGGCCGCAACCACGGCATCGCCTTCATCGGCAACAACGGCACCCTGGTGCTCGACCGCGGCGGCTGGGAAGTGATTCCCGAAAAAGACAAAATGGAAGCCGTAGCCCGCGTAAAAGCCTCCGACAACGGACTGGTGAAACATACCAAGAACTTCCTCGAAGTCATCAAATCGCGCAAGCTCTCCGACCTGCATTGCGACATCCAGACGGGCGCCAACGTGGCCATCAATTCACAGATGGGCAACATTGCGTTCAAGACCGGCCAGAAAGTGTACTGGAACAAGGAAAAGCAGCAGTTCACCGACGCCGCTGCCAACCGCCTCATCACACCCGTTTACCATAACAATTATAAACTGCCTCGATAA
- a CDS encoding magnesium transporter CorA family protein, which translates to MIQYFKNIDARTVAIEQPENGAWVNITPPLKQAEFEQLAEELDIPLDFLTDSLDIDEKSRFELEDNVKLIVIKTPTENNSINESDAYYITIPIVIILTHNQIVTVNSFDNAAIKKFLNTFHNRHPEKRNMMVLKVFEKVVMNFLDYLKEINQRRNLLEQKLYDSNRNEELLYLMRIQKSLVYFVTALRSNELLLMKLERTNFMGLNDDEKEFLHDLIVDTSQALEMANIYTNILSSTMDAFASIISNNLNFVMKRLTSITIVLTLPVLVASIYGMNVEIPYAHSRYAFYIPVTIAIVTAVVMSWYFMKKKWF; encoded by the coding sequence ATGATCCAGTACTTCAAAAATATAGATGCCCGCACGGTAGCCATCGAACAGCCGGAAAACGGCGCATGGGTGAATATTACCCCGCCTCTCAAACAGGCCGAATTCGAACAGCTGGCGGAGGAGCTGGATATTCCCCTGGACTTCCTGACAGACTCCCTCGACATCGATGAAAAAAGCCGTTTTGAACTGGAGGACAATGTAAAGCTCATCGTTATCAAGACCCCCACGGAAAACAACTCCATCAACGAAAGCGATGCCTACTACATTACCATCCCCATCGTAATCATCCTCACCCACAACCAGATCGTTACCGTTAACTCCTTCGACAACGCCGCCATCAAAAAATTCCTCAACACCTTCCACAACCGCCACCCCGAAAAGCGGAACATGATGGTGCTGAAAGTATTCGAAAAAGTGGTCATGAACTTCCTCGATTACCTCAAAGAGATCAATCAGCGCCGCAACCTGCTGGAACAAAAGCTGTACGACTCCAACCGGAACGAGGAACTGCTGTACCTGATGCGCATCCAGAAAAGCCTGGTGTATTTCGTAACGGCCCTGCGCAGCAACGAACTGCTGCTCATGAAACTGGAACGCACCAACTTCATGGGCCTCAACGACGATGAGAAGGAATTCCTGCACGACCTGATCGTAGATACCTCACAGGCTCTCGAGATGGCCAACATCTACACCAACATCCTCAGCAGCACCATGGATGCTTTCGCCAGCATCATTTCCAATAACCTCAACTTCGTGATGAAGCGCCTCACCTCCATCACCATCGTACTCACCCTGCCCGTACTCGTGGCCAGCATTTACGGCATGAACGTGGAAATACCATACGCGCACTCGCGGTACGCGTTTTATATCCCCGTTACGATCGCAATCGTGACCGCCGTAGTAATGAGCTGGTATTTTATGAAGAAGAAGTGGTTTTGA
- a CDS encoding YfhO family protein, with amino-acid sequence MKQNWQKAILPHVYAILIFLGLAFLFCSPVLEGLELRQNDTVQWQAMSQEARAYKEATGIDPLWTNAMFGGMPTYQIFMAQDNYTYFLHQILTLGLPKPVNFFFLAMVGFYILLSVMGFRHWVNVIGAIAFGFASYTPIIISAGHDTKMFTIAYIAPMLAGILLTYRGKYWIGGVITCITLALMTTSGHYQILYYMLLVCLIIGIVYVVHAVRTKQVKNVVSATAVLIVAGALSVLPSTVNIWTTSEYSKYTMRGGHSELTPEPGKEGDKSAGGLDKSYAFNWSQGITETFTILAPNLYGGPSRGPLSSSSHTYKALTNLGVPANQADQIAANSLRYWGDQPMVDGGIYWGAVIIFLFVLALFIVRDFNKWWIVAACVLGVFLAWGDNFSMFNYFLFDYLPMYNKFRAPSQALIIPQVLVPFLACWALNDVVTGKVDKAELLKKLKLSFYITGGLCLLFVLGSFGMFEFTSAQDVARMNYEQMTGNNKEVVDTLMKAMIEDRASLLRIDALRSLAIIAVAFVLLWALLQQKVKPALFFAAMAALVAIDQIPVAHRYLNKDNYVTPRDYSGIFAPSQVDLAIKQDKDPYYRVFNTVNFQDALNSYHHKAVGGYSPVKLALYQDLIDRQISKGNPNVLNMLNTKYVIFADQQGQLAYQQNPGALGNAWFVDSLVWARNADQEMKTLDSLPTAHAAVADERFKTVLGDFKPAKDSSSRIQLTQYGLNQLNYTSSNAKEGLAVFSDVYYPAGWNVYIDGKKGEIARVNYLLRGVKIPAGEHKIEMKFEPRSYQLGNTISRWSSVLILLLLAGALANEARKQRKVAA; translated from the coding sequence ATGAAGCAAAACTGGCAAAAAGCCATTCTCCCGCATGTGTATGCCATCCTCATCTTCCTGGGGCTTGCATTTCTATTCTGCAGCCCTGTACTGGAGGGGCTGGAGCTGAGGCAGAACGATACGGTACAATGGCAGGCCATGTCGCAGGAGGCCCGTGCATACAAGGAAGCGACCGGTATCGATCCGCTGTGGACCAATGCCATGTTCGGGGGGATGCCCACGTACCAGATCTTTATGGCGCAGGACAACTACACGTATTTCCTGCACCAGATACTGACGCTGGGGCTGCCCAAACCGGTGAATTTCTTTTTCCTGGCGATGGTAGGCTTTTACATCCTGCTGTCTGTAATGGGTTTCCGCCACTGGGTGAATGTGATCGGCGCCATTGCGTTCGGGTTCGCATCGTATACCCCTATCATCATATCGGCGGGGCACGATACCAAGATGTTCACCATCGCCTACATCGCACCCATGCTGGCCGGCATCCTGCTGACCTACCGGGGTAAATACTGGATAGGCGGCGTAATTACGTGTATCACCCTCGCGCTGATGACCACTTCGGGCCATTACCAGATACTGTATTACATGTTGCTGGTGTGCCTGATCATCGGCATCGTTTACGTGGTGCATGCCGTTCGCACCAAACAGGTAAAAAACGTCGTAAGCGCCACGGCCGTATTGATCGTTGCCGGCGCCTTGTCCGTATTACCGTCCACCGTCAACATCTGGACCACCTCCGAATATTCCAAATACACCATGCGCGGCGGCCATTCGGAGCTGACGCCGGAACCGGGAAAAGAAGGCGATAAAAGCGCCGGCGGCCTCGATAAAAGTTATGCTTTCAACTGGAGCCAGGGCATCACCGAAACCTTCACCATCCTGGCCCCGAACCTGTATGGCGGCCCTTCCCGCGGCCCGCTGTCCAGCTCCAGTCACACTTATAAAGCACTGACCAATCTCGGCGTACCGGCCAACCAGGCCGACCAGATCGCCGCCAATTCGCTCCGCTACTGGGGCGACCAGCCGATGGTAGACGGCGGCATCTATTGGGGGGCCGTGATCATCTTCCTGTTCGTGCTCGCATTATTCATCGTCCGGGATTTCAATAAATGGTGGATAGTGGCGGCCTGCGTGCTGGGCGTGTTCCTGGCCTGGGGTGACAACTTCAGCATGTTCAACTACTTCCTGTTCGATTACCTGCCCATGTATAACAAGTTCCGCGCACCGTCGCAGGCATTGATCATACCGCAGGTACTGGTGCCCTTCCTCGCCTGCTGGGCGCTCAACGATGTGGTGACCGGGAAAGTGGACAAAGCGGAACTGCTCAAAAAACTCAAATTATCGTTCTATATCACCGGCGGCCTCTGCCTGCTGTTTGTGCTGGGCTCTTTCGGCATGTTCGAATTCACATCCGCCCAGGACGTTGCCAGGATGAACTACGAACAGATGACCGGCAACAACAAAGAGGTGGTGGACACGCTGATGAAGGCGATGATCGAGGACCGTGCGTCCCTGCTCCGCATAGACGCCCTGCGCAGCCTGGCGATCATTGCCGTGGCTTTTGTGCTCCTCTGGGCGCTGCTGCAGCAAAAAGTGAAACCCGCATTGTTCTTCGCCGCGATGGCCGCGCTCGTTGCCATCGACCAGATACCGGTGGCGCATCGTTACCTGAATAAAGACAACTATGTAACGCCGCGCGATTACAGCGGTATCTTTGCACCCAGCCAGGTGGACCTGGCGATCAAGCAGGACAAAGACCCCTATTATCGTGTATTCAATACTGTTAATTTCCAGGATGCTCTGAACTCCTACCACCACAAAGCCGTTGGCGGCTACAGCCCGGTGAAACTGGCGCTGTACCAGGATCTGATCGACCGCCAGATTTCAAAAGGCAACCCCAACGTGCTGAACATGCTGAATACCAAATATGTGATCTTCGCAGACCAGCAGGGTCAGCTGGCCTACCAGCAAAACCCCGGTGCGCTGGGCAATGCCTGGTTCGTAGACAGCCTCGTGTGGGCCAGGAATGCCGACCAGGAAATGAAAACGCTCGACAGCCTCCCGACGGCACACGCCGCCGTGGCCGATGAGCGCTTCAAGACGGTACTGGGCGATTTCAAACCCGCCAAAGATTCCTCCAGCCGCATACAGCTCACGCAATACGGGCTGAACCAGCTCAACTACACCAGTTCCAACGCCAAAGAAGGCCTGGCTGTATTCTCCGACGTGTATTACCCTGCCGGCTGGAATGTGTATATCGACGGCAAGAAAGGAGAAATTGCACGGGTGAACTACCTTCTGCGCGGTGTGAAAATTCCCGCGGGCGAGCACAAGATCGAAATGAAATTCGAGCCCCGCTCCTACCAGCTGGGCAATACCATCTCCCGCTGGTCGTCTGTGCTGATTTTGCTGCTGCTGGCCGGCGCATTGGCCAACGAAGCAAGGAAACAACGGAAAGTAGCCGCATAA
- a CDS encoding NUDIX hydrolase, giving the protein MSKFTVRVYGIMFNEQKQVLVSDEYIRGGYYTKFPGGGLEFGEGTLECMVREWKEELNQDIEVVEHIYTTDFFQISAFDDVNQIISIYYLVRPLSPFTATVLEKPFGFEIPEGATQVEGVRWVDWDAFSAEAVTLPIDKVLADIVKRKY; this is encoded by the coding sequence ATGTCAAAATTTACCGTAAGGGTTTACGGCATCATGTTCAACGAGCAGAAGCAGGTGCTGGTAAGCGATGAATATATCCGGGGCGGGTATTATACCAAATTTCCCGGGGGAGGACTGGAGTTCGGCGAAGGCACCCTGGAATGTATGGTGCGGGAATGGAAGGAAGAACTGAACCAGGACATTGAAGTGGTGGAGCACATCTACACCACTGATTTTTTCCAGATATCGGCATTCGACGACGTGAACCAGATCATCTCCATATATTATCTCGTCCGGCCGCTGTCGCCCTTTACCGCCACTGTACTGGAAAAGCCGTTCGGTTTCGAAATACCCGAAGGGGCCACGCAGGTGGAAGGCGTGCGGTGGGTGGATTGGGATGCCTTTTCCGCTGAGGCGGTGACCCTGCCGATCGATAAAGTACTCGCGGATATCGTGAAAAGGAAATATTGA
- a CDS encoding alpha/beta hydrolase — MAAIILPACNKDDNNEGDGVTLIPNVAYGADARQQMDVYLPPGRTAQTPVVVFLHGGGFVAGDKADVHPHMQRFSGKGYAVVNVNYRLVDTTGLFQTPLVHKPSSIRITEQLHDVHTAIQAALAKTGEWNVSNTRWAIAGHSAGATLAMLYAYNGMNEGGLVKAAANWAGATDFSFQDESQFSQMDPRLVEVYYRAIGHEPKNANKLAYMAVSPYWIVASGGSIKPTLNVRPENNELFNMPDVSKILYEAFTNALNTKKIPNRHVEIAGADHGFSKPGNWEQVLNETDAFFRQYVP; from the coding sequence ATGGCTGCAATCATCCTTCCTGCTTGTAATAAAGACGATAACAACGAAGGCGACGGCGTCACCCTCATACCGAACGTTGCCTACGGCGCCGATGCCCGCCAGCAAATGGACGTATACCTGCCGCCGGGCCGCACGGCCCAGACGCCGGTGGTGGTATTCCTGCATGGCGGCGGTTTCGTGGCGGGCGATAAGGCGGACGTGCACCCGCATATGCAGCGGTTCTCCGGGAAGGGATATGCCGTCGTCAACGTCAATTACCGCCTGGTAGACACGACGGGCCTCTTCCAGACACCGCTCGTTCACAAACCCAGCAGCATCCGCATCACCGAGCAGCTGCACGACGTGCACACTGCCATACAGGCTGCCCTGGCCAAAACAGGGGAATGGAACGTCAGCAACACCCGCTGGGCCATTGCCGGGCATAGTGCCGGCGCCACGCTGGCCATGCTGTACGCATACAACGGCATGAACGAAGGTGGACTGGTGAAAGCGGCCGCCAACTGGGCGGGTGCAACGGACTTCAGCTTCCAGGACGAATCCCAGTTCAGCCAGATGGACCCGCGCCTCGTGGAAGTGTATTACCGCGCCATCGGCCACGAACCTAAAAACGCCAACAAACTCGCCTACATGGCCGTAAGCCCGTACTGGATTGTGGCCAGCGGAGGGAGCATCAAACCCACGCTCAATGTCCGCCCCGAAAACAACGAATTGTTCAACATGCCCGACGTCAGCAAGATATTGTACGAAGCCTTCACCAACGCGCTCAACACGAAGAAGATACCGAACCGGCATGTAGAAATCGCCGGCGCCGACCACGGTTTCAGTAAACCCGGCAACTGGGAACAGGTGCTTAATGAAACCGATGCATTTTTCCGGCAATATGTGCCATAA
- a CDS encoding queuosine precursor transporter gives MIINILKDKPTKLFIILSGFFVANALIAEIIGVKIFSLEATLGFAPANLMILGDPYSFNMTAGVLLWPVVFIMTDIINEYYGMKGVRFLSYLTVILIIFAFLVFYFAIQLSPASFFVTMKVKSGVPDMDAAYGQILGQSSYIIIASVIAFLIGQLVDVFTFHRIKEVTGEKKIWLRATGSTLISQLIDSFVVLFVAFRLAPSIYNPDGNEVWSMGLVLSVCVINYIYKFTVAILLTPVIYWVHGMIERYLGPEKAGEMRLAAMKR, from the coding sequence ATGATCATCAATATCCTGAAAGATAAACCGACCAAACTGTTCATCATCCTGAGCGGTTTTTTTGTGGCCAATGCGCTCATCGCCGAAATCATCGGCGTCAAGATATTTTCGCTGGAAGCTACCCTCGGTTTTGCTCCCGCCAACCTGATGATTCTCGGCGACCCCTACAGCTTCAATATGACAGCCGGGGTGCTGCTCTGGCCGGTGGTGTTCATCATGACCGACATCATCAATGAATATTACGGCATGAAAGGCGTGCGCTTTTTATCCTATCTCACCGTGATACTGATCATTTTCGCCTTTCTCGTTTTCTATTTCGCGATCCAGCTCTCGCCCGCCAGCTTTTTTGTGACCATGAAAGTGAAGTCGGGCGTGCCGGATATGGATGCCGCATACGGACAGATACTCGGGCAAAGCTCCTACATCATCATCGCTTCCGTGATCGCTTTCCTGATCGGGCAACTGGTGGACGTGTTCACGTTTCACCGCATCAAGGAGGTGACTGGCGAAAAAAAGATCTGGCTGCGCGCCACAGGCTCCACGCTCATTTCACAGCTGATCGACAGTTTTGTGGTGCTGTTCGTGGCCTTCCGCCTCGCGCCCAGCATCTATAACCCGGACGGGAACGAAGTCTGGAGCATGGGCCTGGTGCTCAGCGTATGCGTCATCAATTATATCTATAAATTTACGGTGGCCATCCTGTTAACGCCCGTCATCTATTGGGTGCACGGTATGATCGAACGGTACCTCGGCCCCGAAAAGGCGGGAGAAATGCGGCTGGCCGCCATGAAACGATAA